The Methanobacterium formicicum genome includes a region encoding these proteins:
- a CDS encoding DUF488 family protein: MNQQVFTIGHSNHLFRAFLELIHKNNVNMVVDVRTSPYSKYSPHFNKKPLMKTLEESEIDYVYMGNKIGGKPRDKKFYHEDQLQYHLLEKDEKYQKGLQELVDLIPNNTLVLMCSEENPYHCHRHHLISQSLLKKGYSITHIRGNGTLENVANDYQARLF; encoded by the coding sequence ATGAACCAGCAAGTATTCACCATAGGGCACAGCAATCATCTTTTCAGAGCATTTCTGGAATTAATCCATAAAAATAACGTCAACATGGTGGTGGATGTCCGCACCAGCCCCTACAGCAAGTACTCCCCCCATTTCAATAAAAAACCATTAATGAAGACTCTGGAAGAATCAGAAATAGACTATGTTTATATGGGAAACAAGATCGGTGGAAAACCACGGGATAAGAAGTTCTACCACGAGGACCAGCTCCAGTACCACCTCCTGGAGAAGGATGAAAAGTACCAGAAGGGACTCCAGGAACTGGTGGACCTAATCCCCAATAACACATTGGTGTTGATGTGCAGCGAGGAGAACCCCTATCACTGCCACCGCCACCACCTCATCAGCCAGTCTTTACTTAAAAAGGGGTACAGTATAACCCACATTCGTGGGAACGGTACCCTGGAGAATGTGGCCAATGATTATCAGGCCAGGCTTTTTTAA
- a CDS encoding toxin-antitoxin system TumE family protein has product METFLDIWHTEDGDYSYHWEQRAQRGLINRWDNAPDHQHISTFPDHFHSGSDAHVVESKLDPNPEKAIRTVLTFIRENLD; this is encoded by the coding sequence ATGGAAACTTTTTTAGATATCTGGCATACTGAAGATGGGGATTATTCATACCACTGGGAACAAAGAGCCCAAAGAGGATTGATAAATCGCTGGGACAATGCACCGGACCACCAACACATTTCTACATTTCCTGATCACTTCCACTCTGGATCTGATGCACATGTTGTTGAAAGTAAATTGGATCCAAATCCTGAAAAAGCCATACGCACTGTTTTGACATTTATCAGGGAAAATTTAGATTGA
- a CDS encoding DEAD/DEAH box helicase, whose protein sequence is MLQQVLDALEGNRTFRRKVEHIETLNARQAEYGEVKGLPLSIQKYLQDSRIQLYQHQVDATQLIREGENVLITTPTASGKTLAFNLPIMETLSQDEEATALYIYPAKALANDQLSVLKHLESSCGLDFKPNIYDGDTPKNIRPWIKENSRLILTNPYMLHLIMGWHHQWSRFYRNLKYVVIDEAHHYRGVFGSNVAFLIRRLRRICNHYGSYPQFILSSATLANPQEFSRNLVGKTFQEVNHDTSPSGKKHFILYNPFAKWGDLSTHQETKNLFQLMVLNDLQTLCFTVSRKMAEIIAMWTKRELNETRPDMVNRITAYRSGYLAEERRKIEKGLKTGSLVGVTCTNALELGVDLGSLDGVIISGYPGTMISTWQQAGRAGRAENESLVVMVAFENALDQYLMKHPEFLFHKSHENAVIDLQNRRIVNGHLLCAIKELPLTVDDFERYFEADYDTLEEIRQMGLVQETGQGLTYVGRKDPAMEISLDQISSDHFRVFHNKRLMETMDRQHAYSEAHEGAVLINQGETYIVDQFNFKKRTINVKKMDVDYHTQALRNVEVTIEKELNNRKIGNFSVSFGEVKVTQDFYKYKEMLYGKTLATHELDLPPLKYHTRGLWFTVPGMVADSLENIFTKKDAYAGSLHGAEHALISMFPLLVLCDRFDIGGLSTNYHPQTGKATIFIYDAYEGGIGLAEKAVEVMDKLVEVTRDMVKSCQCRKGCPTCIYSPKCGNDNKPLHKSGTIFLLESIMKMMEGETMEFPTHLTTDHHEISSPPSKTSMVGAEGYHEFENPQNLTQKGESFYLNGNYPQALSCFQKALQMDENQLSAWKYQGMIEQQQDHQPEALKSLKRALQIDPDNPETIYYLAVSLYKTGNHKECRDLAEKLTRLRGDWDDAWCVLGMARQALNENEKAIQAYHKALEINPLNEEAGDNLKELLED, encoded by the coding sequence ATGTTACAACAAGTCCTCGATGCACTGGAAGGTAACCGCACCTTCAGGCGGAAGGTGGAACATATCGAAACCCTCAATGCCCGCCAGGCAGAGTACGGTGAGGTGAAGGGCCTACCATTATCCATCCAGAAGTACCTCCAGGACAGCCGTATTCAACTCTACCAGCACCAGGTTGATGCCACCCAGCTCATCCGGGAAGGGGAGAACGTACTCATAACCACCCCTACGGCTTCCGGTAAAACCCTGGCCTTTAACCTGCCCATCATGGAAACATTGAGTCAAGATGAGGAGGCTACGGCCCTCTACATTTACCCGGCCAAGGCACTGGCCAATGACCAGTTGAGCGTCCTGAAACACCTGGAATCCTCCTGTGGACTGGACTTCAAGCCTAATATCTACGACGGGGACACCCCCAAGAACATCCGCCCCTGGATCAAGGAAAACTCACGCCTCATTCTAACCAATCCCTACATGTTACATCTTATCATGGGCTGGCACCACCAGTGGAGCCGTTTCTACCGCAACCTCAAGTACGTGGTGATTGACGAGGCCCACCACTACCGGGGGGTTTTCGGCTCCAACGTGGCCTTTTTAATCCGAAGGTTAAGACGAATATGTAATCATTACGGTAGTTACCCCCAGTTCATCCTTTCATCGGCTACCCTGGCTAATCCCCAGGAGTTCAGCCGTAACCTGGTGGGTAAAACCTTCCAGGAGGTTAACCATGATACTTCTCCCAGTGGGAAGAAGCATTTCATCTTATACAACCCCTTTGCCAAATGGGGTGATCTTTCCACCCACCAGGAGACCAAGAACCTGTTCCAGCTCATGGTCCTAAACGATCTGCAGACCCTGTGCTTCACGGTTAGCCGGAAGATGGCGGAGATCATCGCCATGTGGACCAAGAGAGAGTTGAATGAAACCAGACCAGACATGGTTAACCGAATAACTGCCTACCGGTCGGGATATCTGGCCGAAGAGAGGAGAAAAATAGAGAAGGGACTAAAGACTGGGTCCCTGGTAGGGGTGACCTGCACCAATGCCCTGGAGCTGGGGGTGGATCTGGGTAGTCTGGACGGGGTGATCATCAGTGGCTACCCCGGAACCATGATCAGCACCTGGCAGCAGGCCGGTAGGGCAGGCCGGGCGGAAAATGAGTCCCTGGTGGTGATGGTGGCCTTTGAAAACGCCCTGGACCAGTACCTCATGAAGCACCCTGAATTCCTCTTTCACAAATCCCATGAAAATGCAGTGATCGACCTCCAGAACCGGAGAATAGTCAACGGACACCTCCTGTGTGCCATAAAAGAGTTACCATTAACTGTGGATGACTTTGAAAGGTACTTCGAGGCGGATTATGATACTTTAGAAGAGATACGTCAGATGGGCCTGGTACAGGAAACTGGACAGGGATTAACCTATGTGGGGCGGAAGGACCCGGCCATGGAAATCAGCCTGGACCAGATATCCAGTGACCACTTCCGCGTCTTCCATAATAAACGTTTGATGGAGACCATGGACCGGCAACATGCCTACAGTGAGGCCCACGAAGGGGCAGTGCTCATAAATCAGGGGGAAACCTACATCGTGGACCAGTTCAACTTCAAAAAACGAACCATCAATGTCAAGAAGATGGATGTGGATTACCATACCCAGGCCCTTCGGAATGTGGAAGTGACCATTGAAAAAGAGCTGAACAACCGGAAAATTGGTAACTTCTCGGTCTCCTTTGGAGAGGTGAAGGTTACCCAGGACTTCTACAAATACAAGGAGATGCTCTACGGTAAGACCCTGGCCACCCATGAACTGGACTTGCCACCCTTAAAGTACCATACCCGGGGCCTGTGGTTCACTGTACCGGGAATGGTGGCTGATTCACTGGAGAACATATTCACCAAGAAGGACGCCTACGCTGGTAGCCTGCACGGTGCAGAACACGCCCTTATCTCCATGTTCCCCCTGCTGGTATTATGTGACCGGTTTGATATAGGGGGATTATCCACCAACTACCACCCACAAACCGGGAAAGCAACTATCTTCATCTACGATGCCTACGAAGGGGGAATTGGACTGGCAGAAAAGGCAGTAGAGGTCATGGATAAACTGGTGGAGGTCACCCGGGACATGGTTAAAAGCTGCCAGTGCCGTAAAGGATGCCCCACCTGCATCTACTCCCCTAAATGTGGTAACGATAACAAGCCCCTCCATAAAAGTGGGACCATATTCCTTTTAGAATCTATAATGAAAATGATGGAAGGTGAAACCATGGAATTCCCCACACACCTGACAACTGATCATCACGAGATCTCCAGTCCACCTTCAAAAACATCGATGGTGGGTGCAGAGGGTTACCATGAATTTGAAAATCCCCAGAATCTCACCCAAAAGGGTGAATCCTTCTACCTCAATGGTAACTACCCACAAGCACTTTCCTGTTTCCAGAAGGCCCTGCAGATGGATGAAAATCAACTTTCAGCCTGGAAGTACCAGGGCATGATAGAGCAGCAGCAGGACCATCAACCAGAAGCATTGAAATCCCTTAAAAGAGCCCTGCAGATAGACCCGGATAACCCGGAAACCATCTATTACCTGGCAGTTTCCCTCTATAAAACTGGTAACCATAAGGAATGCCGGGATCTTGCGGAAAAACTCACCAGGTTAAGGGGTGACTGGGATGATGCCTGGTGTGTTCTGGGCATGGCTCGACAGGCCCTTAATGAGAATGAAAAAGCTATTCAAGCTTACCATAAGGCTCTTGAGATTAATCCCTTAAATGAGGAGGCTGGAGATAATTTAAAGGAACTTTTGGAAGATTAA